Proteins encoded in a region of the Flavobacterium sp. MDT1-60 genome:
- a CDS encoding DoxX family protein: MGLPWIMGFLVIILETVGAIALIIGLATRVFAFFYIILPLGMIFTTHLKNGFFMNWFGTLKGEGYEYFILWIGIALALLILGGGKYAIDKMFIEKY, translated from the coding sequence GTGGGATTACCATGGATTATGGGTTTTTTAGTAATCATACTGGAAACTGTTGGGGCTATTGCACTTATTATCGGACTGGCAACAAGAGTTTTTGCATTTTTCTATATAATTCTTCCATTAGGGATGATATTTACTACACATCTTAAAAATGGTTTTTTTATGAATTGGTTCGGAACACTAAAGGGTGAAGGCTACGAATACTTTATTCTGTGGATAGGTATAGCTCTTGCCTTACTAATATTGGGTGGAGGCAAATACGCTATAGATAAAATGTTTATTGAAAAATATTAA
- a CDS encoding DoxX family membrane protein encodes MKNKLFETSESYAPLFLRVILGLVILMHGMQKLFGCFGGLGFSKTMLFFY; translated from the coding sequence ATGAAAAATAAATTATTTGAAACAAGCGAATCATATGCACCTCTATTTTTAAGAGTTATACTGGGACTTGTTATATTGATGCACGGCATGCAAAAATTATTTGGCTGTTTTGGAGGCCTTGGTTTTTCCAAAACGATGTTATTTTTTTACTGA